Proteins encoded by one window of Akkermansia muciniphila ATCC BAA-835:
- the hisB gene encoding imidazoleglycerol-phosphate dehydratase HisB, with the protein MRNASCKRVTGETDISMELNLDGTGCAAVATGHAFFDHMLDLLARHSLMDLTLQARGDLEVDAHHTVEDVGIVLGECIKNALGDKKGIVRYGCSYLPMDETLTRVVMDLSNRPYVAFRIPEGGLPDAPNFPLTLCEEFCRALANNLRCNLHVEVLYGRDGHHIAESVFKGIAHALRQAAAIDPRAAGTLPSTKGML; encoded by the coding sequence ATGAGGAACGCTTCTTGCAAACGGGTCACGGGTGAAACGGACATCAGCATGGAACTGAACCTGGACGGCACGGGATGCGCCGCCGTCGCAACGGGGCATGCGTTTTTTGACCATATGCTGGATTTACTGGCCCGCCATTCCCTGATGGACCTGACCCTTCAGGCCCGCGGAGACCTGGAAGTAGACGCCCACCACACGGTGGAGGATGTGGGAATCGTTCTGGGGGAATGCATTAAAAATGCACTGGGGGACAAAAAGGGCATTGTTCGCTACGGCTGTTCCTACCTGCCCATGGATGAAACTCTTACGCGCGTGGTGATGGATTTGAGCAACCGTCCGTATGTAGCTTTCCGTATTCCGGAAGGCGGTCTGCCGGATGCCCCCAACTTTCCGCTGACCCTTTGCGAGGAATTCTGCCGTGCGCTGGCCAATAACCTGCGTTGCAACCTGCATGTGGAAGTGCTTTACGGCAGGGATGGCCACCACATTGCGGAATCTGTCTTCAAGGGCATCGCCCACGCGTTGCGGCAGGCTGCGGCGATTGATCCCCGAGCCGCCGGGACGCTGCCTTCAACCAAGGGAATGCTGTAA
- the pdxA gene encoding 4-hydroxythreonine-4-phosphate dehydrogenase PdxA — protein sequence MKPVIGYTLGDQSGIGPEVISAALASGELPEDAEYRLIGKRVELPPGRPNAESAKHAFDHLEQAAHALREGTVDAVVTAPVCKETLHEAGFRWPGQTEFFAERLKTDNYAMCLTGKRLTVGLATIHTSLQSVPSLLETEELVRIGTLLKDFCIRKGIMRPRIALAALNPHAGEHGAFGDEDGNIIAPAVERLRAIHPDAAFDGPSVPDCVYRDAVEGNYDAVLAPYHDQGLIPLKLVDFHTAVNVTLGLPRPRLSPDHGTAFNLAGTGKANPSSTIHAFQLAVQMARRR from the coding sequence ATGAAACCGGTCATTGGATACACGCTGGGCGACCAGTCGGGCATAGGCCCGGAAGTCATCTCCGCCGCGCTTGCCTCCGGAGAACTCCCGGAAGATGCGGAATACCGCCTCATCGGCAAGAGAGTGGAGCTTCCCCCGGGAAGGCCTAATGCGGAATCCGCCAAACACGCCTTCGACCATCTGGAACAGGCGGCCCATGCCCTGCGGGAAGGAACGGTTGACGCTGTTGTCACCGCCCCCGTCTGCAAGGAAACCCTGCATGAGGCAGGTTTCCGCTGGCCGGGGCAGACGGAATTCTTTGCAGAACGCCTGAAAACGGACAATTACGCCATGTGCCTGACCGGGAAACGGTTGACGGTGGGGCTGGCAACCATTCATACTTCCCTCCAAAGCGTGCCTTCCCTGCTGGAAACAGAGGAACTGGTCCGCATCGGAACCCTGCTGAAAGACTTCTGCATCCGCAAAGGAATCATGCGCCCGCGTATCGCCCTGGCAGCCCTGAACCCCCACGCCGGGGAACACGGCGCTTTCGGCGATGAGGACGGGAACATCATTGCCCCGGCCGTGGAACGGCTGAGGGCGATCCATCCGGATGCTGCATTTGACGGGCCTTCCGTCCCGGACTGCGTGTACCGGGATGCCGTGGAAGGAAACTATGACGCCGTGCTGGCCCCTTACCATGACCAGGGGTTGATTCCGCTGAAGCTGGTGGACTTCCATACCGCCGTCAACGTCACCCTGGGCCTTCCCCGCCCCCGGCTGAGCCCGGACCATGGTACCGCCTTCAACCTGGCGGGAACCGGAAAAGCCAATCCGTCCAGCACCATCCACGCCTTCCAGCTGGCCGTACAGATGGCGCGGAGGCGTTAA
- a CDS encoding 50S ribosomal protein L25, which translates to MATSHSLKAETRACGSGNLKQLRSQGLVPGVVYGPGFDNVNIQVDAREFARMLASAVSEHILVALDINGKIVKVLLKEVQHNPITNACLHVDFQAVTDTTVIHSIVPVILEGDSAGVALGGVLDQTIHELAIICQVKDLPEAITADISGLKLGESLRITDLKLPSGVTTELAGDVIVAIVEAPRVSGEEAAPAAEEAVAEK; encoded by the coding sequence ATGGCTACATCCCATTCCCTCAAGGCCGAAACGAGAGCCTGCGGCTCCGGTAATCTGAAGCAACTCCGCAGCCAGGGCCTGGTTCCCGGCGTGGTTTACGGTCCCGGTTTTGACAACGTCAATATCCAGGTTGACGCCCGTGAATTTGCCCGCATGCTGGCTTCCGCCGTTTCCGAACACATCCTCGTGGCCCTGGATATCAACGGCAAGATCGTGAAGGTTCTCCTTAAGGAAGTGCAGCACAACCCCATCACCAACGCCTGCCTGCATGTGGACTTTCAGGCTGTGACCGATACCACGGTCATCCATTCCATTGTTCCCGTCATTCTGGAAGGCGATTCCGCCGGCGTGGCCCTGGGCGGCGTTCTGGACCAGACCATTCACGAACTGGCGATTATCTGCCAGGTGAAGGATCTGCCGGAAGCCATTACCGCTGACATTTCCGGTTTGAAACTGGGTGAAAGCCTGCGCATTACCGATCTCAAACTCCCCTCCGGCGTAACCACGGAACTGGCCGGGGATGTGATTGTGGCTATTGTGGAAGCTCCCCGTGTTTCCGGCGAGGAAGCGGCTCCGGCTGCTGAAGAAGCTGTTGCCGAGAAATAA
- a CDS encoding D-alanyl-D-alanine carboxypeptidase family protein, which produces MKKLSLFLLTLACVFQFSAQAQQRPSYIAIEANSGKLLFSSNAEEKRPVASLSQVATAMVALDWVARTRLPLDTFIAVPQEAFGLRAGNPMDLQPGDRLTLRDALYSTLLGSDNVSALTVASFVGRDLVSRRGGGAPIAAFVAEMNNLARSLRMAKTRFTAPHGLDAGNSVSTSCALDMALLGVYSMQNPAFCYIVSQASRRIEVQSQTKGRTMYDISNNNRLMSASGVDGIKAGTSRAAGPCLLLSVTRNAISRRSPQTGTEVIYPQRMIIAVLGSASRYSLAREMMNTGWRVWENWQASGMDMKDPKEFVQLPVKSAPQRR; this is translated from the coding sequence ATGAAAAAGCTATCTCTATTCCTTTTGACCCTGGCCTGTGTATTCCAGTTTTCCGCCCAGGCACAGCAACGGCCCAGTTACATTGCCATTGAGGCCAATTCCGGCAAGCTTCTTTTCAGTTCCAACGCAGAAGAAAAAAGGCCCGTGGCCAGTCTTTCCCAGGTAGCCACCGCCATGGTGGCTTTGGACTGGGTGGCCCGCACGCGGTTGCCGCTGGACACTTTCATTGCCGTGCCCCAGGAAGCGTTCGGCCTCCGTGCGGGCAATCCCATGGATCTCCAGCCGGGAGACCGCCTGACGCTCCGGGACGCTTTGTATTCCACCCTGCTGGGTTCGGACAATGTTTCCGCCCTGACTGTTGCCTCCTTTGTGGGGCGTGACCTGGTGTCCCGCCGGGGCGGCGGCGCCCCCATTGCCGCTTTTGTGGCGGAAATGAACAATTTGGCCCGTTCCCTGAGGATGGCCAAAACGCGCTTTACCGCTCCCCACGGGCTGGACGCCGGCAACTCCGTTTCCACTTCCTGCGCGCTGGATATGGCCTTGTTGGGCGTTTACAGCATGCAAAATCCGGCTTTTTGCTACATTGTTTCCCAGGCGAGCCGGCGCATTGAAGTGCAGTCCCAGACCAAGGGCAGGACGATGTACGATATTTCCAACAACAACAGGCTCATGAGCGCTTCCGGCGTGGACGGCATCAAGGCGGGCACTTCCCGCGCCGCCGGCCCCTGCCTGCTGCTCAGCGTGACGCGCAACGCTATTTCCCGCCGGAGCCCCCAAACGGGGACGGAGGTGATTTATCCGCAGCGCATGATTATTGCGGTGCTTGGTTCTGCGAGCCGCTATTCCCTCGCCAGGGAGATGATGAACACCGGCTGGCGCGTTTGGGAAAACTGGCAGGCTTCCGGCATGGATATGAAGGACCCCAAGGAATTTG
- the hisH gene encoding imidazole glycerol phosphate synthase subunit HisH, with protein MKLGVIDYGAGNLRSVLNTFEAAGVTGHLVRTPEDAAGVTHLVLPGVGAFGDCAEKLRRQNLVPLVRAWIERDRPFLGICVGYQVLFESGEESGQVPGLGILKGRVVRFSESELKVPHMGWNSVALTDPADPIWKGMGKEPYFYFVHSYYPQPEDESLIAAFCTYGVRFAAAVRHGNLVATQFHPEKSQKLGVKLLKNFISL; from the coding sequence ATGAAACTTGGCGTGATTGATTACGGTGCGGGCAATCTCCGCAGTGTGCTGAACACCTTTGAGGCCGCCGGCGTGACCGGTCATCTGGTGCGTACTCCGGAAGATGCGGCGGGCGTAACCCATTTGGTTCTTCCCGGCGTGGGCGCCTTCGGCGACTGTGCAGAAAAGCTGCGCCGCCAGAATCTGGTGCCCCTGGTCCGGGCATGGATAGAGCGGGACAGGCCTTTTCTGGGTATCTGCGTGGGCTATCAGGTTCTTTTTGAAAGCGGGGAAGAAAGCGGGCAGGTTCCCGGACTGGGCATCCTCAAGGGGCGCGTGGTTCGATTTTCAGAATCGGAACTCAAGGTGCCTCACATGGGGTGGAACAGCGTGGCTCTCACTGATCCCGCCGATCCCATCTGGAAAGGCATGGGGAAGGAACCGTACTTTTATTTCGTGCATTCCTATTATCCCCAGCCGGAGGATGAATCCCTGATTGCCGCTTTCTGCACCTACGGCGTGCGTTTTGCTGCCGCTGTCAGGCACGGCAATCTGGTCGCCACCCAGTTCCACCCGGAAAAAAGCCAGAAACTGGGCGTGAAACTGCTGAAAAACTTTATTTCCCTGTGA
- a CDS encoding ribose-phosphate diphosphokinase, which translates to MKIISGTAHRELAERIAQSVGIQLTNVTVNTFPDGESFVKINENIRGKDVFLIQPTCPPTNHNIMELCVMVDAARRASAGRITAVVPFFGYARQDRKDQPRVPITAKLVANLLTAAGVDRVLTMDLHAAQIQGFFDIPVDHLYAAPVLIRHLREHYVKDLKKLVVVSPDVGGVKMARAYSDALGAELAIVAKHRVNATHVEAMNVIGDVEGRDAVLIDDMTETAGTLCAAANILKERGAQRVFACVSHGVLGDMARERISGSCIERVLTSDTVPMAYGPKVDCVSVGDLLGHAVQRIHDGESVSSLFDI; encoded by the coding sequence ATGAAGATTATCAGCGGTACAGCACACAGAGAACTTGCGGAGCGCATTGCGCAAAGCGTAGGCATTCAGTTGACGAACGTCACGGTGAATACTTTCCCCGATGGGGAAAGTTTTGTAAAGATAAATGAAAACATCCGGGGCAAGGATGTTTTCCTCATTCAGCCCACCTGCCCTCCCACGAACCATAATATTATGGAATTGTGCGTGATGGTGGACGCCGCCCGCCGCGCCAGTGCCGGACGCATCACGGCTGTTGTTCCTTTCTTCGGGTATGCCCGCCAGGATCGCAAGGACCAGCCCCGCGTTCCCATTACCGCCAAGTTGGTGGCCAATCTGCTGACGGCCGCCGGAGTGGACCGCGTGCTGACTATGGATCTCCATGCCGCCCAGATCCAGGGATTCTTTGATATTCCGGTGGATCACCTGTACGCCGCCCCCGTTTTAATCCGTCACCTGCGCGAACATTATGTTAAAGACCTCAAGAAACTGGTCGTCGTCTCCCCGGACGTGGGCGGCGTGAAAATGGCTCGCGCGTATTCCGACGCGCTGGGTGCGGAATTGGCCATTGTTGCCAAGCACCGCGTCAACGCCACCCATGTGGAAGCCATGAATGTCATTGGTGACGTGGAAGGGCGCGATGCCGTTCTGATTGACGACATGACGGAAACCGCCGGCACCCTGTGCGCTGCCGCCAATATCCTGAAGGAACGGGGAGCCCAGCGCGTGTTCGCCTGCGTTTCTCACGGCGTGCTGGGGGACATGGCCCGCGAACGGATTTCCGGTTCCTGCATTGAACGCGTTCTTACCTCCGACACCGTTCCCATGGCCTATGGCCCCAAAGTGGACTGTGTCAGCGTGGGAGACCTGCTGGGCCATGCCGTGCAGCGCATACATGACGGAGAATCCGTATCATCATTATTTGACATTTAG
- the rpsF gene encoding 30S ribosomal protein S6, with the protein MRNYEALIVFNMKGTETPVEELISTVAAAMKEEGADITATENAGRREFAYESNHLSAGQYVTYTFSAEPSAIRPIRERLRLNPQIHLQYYKVLG; encoded by the coding sequence ATGAGAAATTACGAAGCTCTTATCGTATTCAACATGAAGGGTACGGAAACTCCCGTCGAGGAGTTGATCAGCACCGTAGCCGCCGCGATGAAGGAAGAAGGCGCCGACATCACCGCCACGGAAAACGCCGGCCGCCGCGAATTCGCCTACGAATCCAACCACCTTTCCGCCGGGCAGTATGTGACCTACACGTTCTCTGCGGAACCTTCCGCCATCAGGCCCATCCGCGAACGCCTTCGCCTGAATCCCCAGATTCACCTTCAGTATTACAAGGTGCTCGGCTAA
- a CDS encoding exosortase/archaeosortase family protein, with protein MMDSPVPDGKERFLTAPMIAALAVSTLLLALNYLAFPEFGSFGNENSIQWLISSWNKQTDYEHGWLVVPIIIFMLYHARKIIAQAPRRMDWRGLILFIPAIMLLMLSFRVGQPRVAVGALPLILLGGAWYLAGPQTARLCAFPLLFFWLCIPLPSFQQATVGLQIIATELGHWGASIFGVDTYLQGTNIRSTGGHWDAFNIAGGCSGMRSLMALLMLSAAWAYLSDLKFWKKCVLFLSAIPLAVIGNGVRITSIVVMAEYGNPEFASKTWHDWSGLLFFFPISLFGLAAVHSLLAGELIWKPSQRKKLVVKMNKSH; from the coding sequence ATGATGGATTCCCCCGTTCCTGATGGCAAAGAGAGATTTCTGACCGCCCCCATGATCGCCGCCCTGGCCGTGAGCACGCTGCTGCTGGCGCTGAACTATCTGGCATTCCCGGAATTCGGTTCATTCGGAAATGAAAACAGCATCCAGTGGCTCATTTCCTCCTGGAACAAGCAAACGGATTATGAACACGGCTGGCTGGTGGTTCCCATCATCATCTTCATGCTGTACCATGCCAGAAAGATAATTGCCCAGGCACCCAGACGCATGGACTGGCGCGGCCTGATTCTTTTCATCCCGGCGATCATGCTTCTGATGCTTTCCTTCCGCGTGGGGCAGCCTCGCGTGGCCGTAGGCGCTCTTCCCCTGATTTTACTGGGCGGGGCCTGGTACCTGGCCGGACCGCAGACCGCCAGGCTGTGCGCCTTCCCGCTGCTCTTTTTCTGGCTGTGCATCCCCCTGCCCTCCTTCCAGCAGGCTACGGTGGGGCTTCAAATCATCGCGACGGAACTGGGGCATTGGGGGGCAAGCATCTTCGGGGTGGACACCTATCTGCAGGGCACCAATATCCGCTCTACCGGCGGACACTGGGATGCCTTCAATATTGCAGGAGGGTGCAGCGGCATGCGTTCCCTGATGGCACTGCTCATGCTGTCCGCAGCCTGGGCCTACCTGTCCGACTTGAAATTCTGGAAAAAATGCGTGCTCTTCCTCAGCGCGATTCCCCTGGCCGTCATCGGCAACGGTGTCCGCATCACCAGCATCGTGGTGATGGCGGAATACGGAAATCCCGAGTTTGCGTCAAAAACCTGGCATGACTGGTCCGGCCTGCTGTTTTTTTTCCCTATCAGCCTTTTCGGCCTGGCAGCCGTCCACTCCCTGCTGGCCGGGGAACTCATCTGGAAGCCGTCACAGCGCAAGAAGCTGGTTGTTAAGATGAACAAGTCCCATTAA